The Pristiophorus japonicus isolate sPriJap1 chromosome 2, sPriJap1.hap1, whole genome shotgun sequence DNA segment gtTCATGACTTCACCCttctctatctctataacctcctccagcccaacaagccTTTGAGATcattgcactcctccaattctggcatcttgcacatccctgattttaatcgctcaagtgTTGGCAGCTGTACTTTCAGCTGCCTTGACCctaagcttctctctctctctaaacccctctacctctctctctccctttttaagatgctccttaaaacctacctgccgATATctgcttctgtggctcggtgtcaaattatattGATAACTCTCTtattaagcgccttgggatgttttgctgttttaaaggtgctatattaatgttgTTGAACCTGTCTCTCCAATTTCTCTTCCATCTCTCCTCATGTCTCTGATCTCATCTCCATGAAATCCACATTCTGCTGTCTTGATCACATTTCCACGAAACTGTTGACCACTCAACTTCGCTACCTGGCCCTCATGCTAATTAACATTGTATATGATTCCTTCTCTTCTAATACTGACCCACTCCCTTTCAAAACCTCCATCATCACCTCCTTTAAACCTCAACCCCTTTGTCCTTTCAAACTACTGGCCTATCCTTAACCCCTCTTTCATTTCAAGTTCTTGAACAAATATGCATAACTAAAATTCTGGTCCCTCCACGGCCCCTTGCCACAATATGCCACAATGTCATTAGGAACACTGAATTCTACCGGACCATAAAATACTTTCTATCTATTGGGCCAATCCCAAAGGCCACAGACTTTGTGCGCCCACTTTATTTTCGTACCTTATAATACTTAATCTAACCTAattatgacacaaagattagtgggaaagcgggttgtgtagaggacacagagaggctgcaaagagatttagatagcttaagcgaatgggctaaggtttggcagatggaatacaatgtcggaaagtgtgaggtcatccatcttggggaaaaaaaacagtaaaagggaatattatttgaatggggagaaattacaacatgctgcggtgcagagggacctgggggtccttgtgcatgaatcccagaaagttagtttgcaggtgcaacaggtaatcaggaaggcgaatggaatgttggcctttattgcgagagggatggagtacaaaagcagggagctccttctgcaactgtatagggtattggtgaggccacacctggagtactgcatgcagtttttagaaacatagaaaataggtgcaggagtaggccattcggcccttctagcctgcaccgccattcaatgagttcatggctgaacaattttgtcaccttacttaaggaaggatatactagctttggagggggtacagagacgattcactaggctgattccggagatgagggggttactttatgatagattgagtagactgggtcattacttgttggagttcagaaggatgaggggtgatcttatagaaacatttaaaataatgaaagggatagacaagatagaggcagagaggttgtttccactggtcggggagactagaactagggggcacagcctcaaaatacgggggagccaatttaaaaccaagttgagaaggaatttcttctcccagagggttgtgaatctgtggaattctctgcccaaggaagcagttgaggctagctcattgaatatattcaagtcacagatagatacatttttaaccaataagggaatcaagggttatggggagcgggcgggtaagtggagctgagtccacggccagatcagccatgatcttgttgaatggcagagcaggctcgaggggcgagatggcctactcctgttcctaattattatgttcttatgtaaccttctCCCTCTTGAAATTACAACCATTATTTTGCACtcttttctgtttttcttgtccCCAGCTTCATGCCTttacatttctctacattaaataCTTTCCACCTTTGATCCAATCTTCCAATTGTCTAATTCCCTCTGAAACTGGTGCACTTGTCCCCTACTATTTATCACCCCTCTCAAACTTGTAGTTTTGTTATGGTCCCTTCCCTCCAAATCATTAATATTACTGAAAGCAACAATGGCTCCAGAACTGATCACTGCAGACTCTACTATTTTCATATTGCGGTGTTCGCTTACCATTTGCATTCTCTCACTTATTAGTTAGTAACCCACTTCAAAAGCtgcttaggaacataggaaataggagcaggagtaggccatttggcaccttgagcctgttccgccattcaataagatcatggctgatctgatcttgccctaaactccacttccctgtccgctccccataacccttcactcccttatagttcaaaaatctgttctatctccaccttaaatatattcaatgacccagcctccacagctctctggggtaaagaattccacagattcaccaatcTCTTGAGAAAAAatacctcctcatttccattttaagtgggcgaccccttattctgaaactatgacccctagttctagattcccccacgaggggaaacatcctctctgcatctaccctgtcaaacctccacagaatcttatatttttcaataagatcacctctgattcttctaaattccaatgagtgtaggcccaacctgctcatactttcttcatttgacaaccccttgatctcaggaatcaacctcataaacCTCCATGAActgtttccaatgcaagtatatccttcttaaataaggagaccaaaactgtacacagtactccaggtgtagtctcaccaacgctctgtacagttgtagcaggacttccctacttgtaTATTCCAtcagccttgcaataaaggccaacattccatttgccttcctaatttttgctgtacctgcatgctaactttttgtgtttcatgtacaaagacccccagagTGTGGTGCTGGATTATGGGATCGAGTCTCTGGATtgcgggcttgaacccacgaccttctgactcagaggagggaGTGGCACCGGCCTTCGCATCCTTGAGTAGAACTGCCTGACTGTGTCCTGGAAATGggaaaggtcattcagcccatctttcCTCGGGCGCTCTGCCACTTGATATCTGACTGCCTCTTCCCCCGAAAGCATGCCAGGTATCTCTCTTCCCCCACTGCTCATAGAGTTTTGTGGAGAGGAGTGGAACTTTAAATGGCAGGATTTCACAAAGCGAGGAATACTCTGCCTCGCTGAGCAGCACGATGTGTTGGACGTTTGAAGCGGGCGTGTCCGGTTAATCGGGTTTGAATTTGGGTGGGGTTGGTTAAAGGGCAGAATGTTGGCATTGGGGTGAACTCCCTCCACTGCTCCTGATCcagcagtgagggagggacagcaaGTGCTGTAAAACTGGGGCCCTTGGGAGAATGCCAAGGCTGCGAATAGTGGCAGGAatcccatgtttttttttttaattggggcACCAAGTTTGCTAAAAATGGGGACATAAAGTTTGCCAATACTGTGGGGGGGATCCCAAATTTCCTAAAATTAGGTACACCAAGTTTGCTACAATTGGGGAGAACCCCAAATCTCCTAAAATTGGGGACATCAAGTTTTGCAAAGGAAAACCCAGAGCTGGATTTTGGGGGGGTAAGGGAGACTGGAGCCAGAGCCAGTGCGCCGGGGAATGTGGGCTCTGCTCCAGATTCGATGAGCAAGACTATGTCAGCGGACGGGAAAAGATGAAATCCAGTCCTGGTTTTCCCCGCCACCCGGCCCCAGCTGCCATCTTCCTTCCAGTTTCCAGGTGGCCATACAGCAAGTGGCACTCCCGCAGGATGCACTCAGCATTGGTGGCATTCTTCTATGGAATAGgcagcttggataagaaattggcttaaggacagaaaacaccgagtcgtggtgaatggttgtttttcagactggaggatggtggacagtggtgttccccaggagccaGTGTTAGGACCACTGTTTCTTtgatattggaatacagagtaaaatttcaaaatttgctgataccAAACTTGGATTTCCAAAGAGGCAGATTTGGGATGGTGGGAAAACAGAATCTAATTTGGTTAGAGATGAGAAATAAGAAGAGAAATGTTGATCTATTTAGTATAAACTAAACAGTGGAAATGAAATGGAGGAAGAGATATGTAGACAAATTGGAAACATATGCAGAAATAACAGGACTATAATAACGGTGACTAATTATACAAAGATAAACTGGGGGAAAAGGTAACTAGTGGCAAAGCGGCAGAGCTGTTTCTATATAAACTATTTGAAATTGATATTctgttttcacttttttttttaaaaacagctcgACACTTTATGCATCATATTGTTACTGGAATGTTGTACCTCCACTCGCATGGTATACTGCATCGGGACCTCACCCTTTCTAACCTTCTACTTACAAGCGACATGAACATAAAGATTGCTGATTTTGGATTAGCGGCACAGCTGAAAATGCCAAATGAAAAGCATTTCACCATGTGTGGCACCCCCAATTACATTGCACCAGAGATCGCAACCCACAGTGCTCATGGCCTTGAATCTGACGTGTGGTCTCTTGGATGCATGCTTTATACCTTTCTGGTGGGAAAGCCACCGTTTGATACTGACACTGTTAAAAATACATTGAACAAGGTGATGCTGGCAGATTATGAAATGCCAGCATTTATTTCAAATGAGGCTCGAGATCTGATCTACCAGCTGCTTCGAAAAAACCCAGCAGACCGTATCAGTCTTTCTGCTGTATTGGACCATTCATTCATGATGAAATGCCCTTCATCCAGAAGTAAAGATCCAGGAGCTGTAGAGGATTCGATGGATAGTGGGCACGCCACAATTTCAACAGCATTTACCATAGGCACAGGATCTTCTGGTGCTAATACAATGGGACGCTTGCATCAAAAGACCAAACAAGTAATAGGGCAGTTTCTTCCAAACAAAATGGCAGTCACCACCTCACAAAATAGACTTATCAATGATACTTCATCCATGGAAGGCAGTGCGGTCTTTAATGAGGGAAGAGTTCAAAATGCTAAAATTACCAGAGGTGGTAGAGGAAGAACTGTACAACATGCAGAGGAAGAGCGACCTCACTCTCGATGGCTTCGACGAGCACACTCCACTGACCGATCTGGTACCTTTCAAAGCCAGAATCCAGAAAAGCCCAATAGTGTTATGGAACGATGTCACTCTGTTGATGCACTGCCAAAGTCTGCCAGACCTGGAATGTGCAATCCTGCAAATTTGTATGTTGATGGTTATACAGATATTCAGCAGTTTAGTAGGGACAGTTCAGGTAATGTTGGCTCGTATGAGAAATCCACCACATCTCCACCTGTCAAGCAGACAGCAAAGTAAGTTTTTTTTCACCAAATAGCAGATCTTCATCCATTGTAATTTTACACTCTGGGTGCTGCAGACTAAAATATAGTGAAAGCCTGGATAGAATTGATGTCAATAAATTATTTCTATAATTCATGCTGGTTTTAACTATAGGGTATGAATTTTAATAAAACTACTAGCTAAATGAAGGTTGGGAGCTCTAGGCATAACTTGTGTAGAATAAACTACTGTCTGCATAATTACATTTTGTGACTTCAGTTAGTAATTTTTCAAGAAGCAGTTTGATAAGTATGGATAGATCCTTGTCTAGATCTCTGTCAAAATAATGTGTTCAACATGTTAAAAGATTTCATGGTTATGGTAATATTTTGAGTGACTGAGGATAGCTTCTTTAGAATTGTTCAGCCTTTTGCAAAGTAAAAATAGCCTTTCCTCGTTTGTCACCCATATATTTTTAGTTAACTAGGAGCCAGCCTCTCATGTTGTTAGAAAGGCACTCATCTTTCCTAATTTTATTCACAGTCCAAATTTTGCTTATCAGCCTGTGTCCAGTGGGCCATTCTTGGAGCAGATGTCACAGGTTGACACAAAACAACGCCAGTTTGAAAATGGTCAGGTACATAATGGTATGCAATAACATTTAGACATTTCAAAGGTGTTAAAACAATAACAAGTGTGCTACATTAATTTGAACTTTTTTAAAAGAGAGTATTTTTCTCTGTTTTCCCTTGTATGTCTGTGGCATGCATATTTTTAGGATGAGATATGCTCCCAGCCTACACCATTCCAATGCTGGTCATACTTAGTTTGTCAAAGTGATCTCATGTAACAACCCTATGATTTATTTAAAACATTTTCCACCCCCATCCTTTTAGGAAGTACCTTGCCTTCCTTTGTTCAACAGGATGCTTGAGATCAGAAACTTTGCATATAGTGAATTGCAGACATGAAACAGTTTGCTTCCACTATGGCATTATGCATGGTAACTGCAGTATGTCATGCTACCATGCCTCCCTATTTTTTAGACCGTTCTGAGTATGCAATTGGGTTATGTGAAACACAACAATTTGtcattattgatttaaaaaaaaatacatagtCTCTTACTTCAGTCTATGCTAAAACTTAAAACACATTTTTTCTCTTACTGAAGTAGCGTCCTGTTTTCTGAAAAGCGTCTAGAAGGGTATCATATGGGTAATGTACATATACATAAGTTGTACAATATTTAGGTAAATTTAGATTGTCAAGATTTGTTCATTTAGGTTTAACGTATGAATCATTTTGTTATCTCCTAGCTCTATTCAAAAAAACAGTGGACGTTAGCGCCGCCAGTAGTCCTAGTGGAAGTTTCCATAGTGGAAGAAAGCAACAGATTATAAAAGAAGTAGTATCAGCAAATACATGGGAAAAAAATCCCAGCAACAAAATGAAAACCGATCCTTTTTACCAGGAGAGCTACTTCAAAAAACAGATGGGCATTCAGAAATGTGATGGGGTTCTTTTACCGTATTCTGCAGAAGGGGATTACAGGCAAGCAGACACACAGTATGACTGTCCTCCAGTTTTGAAACAGCACAGCTACATACAACAAGAAATACAACCGCCTGAATATCAGATGAAGACATTACGAGAGTTGGTGTCACCACTGAGGGCCCACAGACTTAAATCAATCCGACAGAAAACCAAAAATGCAGTGGTAAGGATTACAACTTTAATTTCTTATTCATAAATGTATAGTTTAAAAAAATTATAGGAATATTTCTTGCTGATTTGATAGTAAGCAGAAATTTGGGTTAATAgtggattaaataaactattacagctgtgaggagggatgatatgttagaggaatcatcaaacgaggccatatgggtcgaactgaaaaacagaaaaggggcgatcactgctgggagtgtactatagacctctaaacagtgagagggagatagaagagcaaatatataggcaaatttctgaagtgcaaaagccatagggcagtaataataggggatttcaactatcctaatattaactgggataaaattagtgtaaaaggtataggcggtgcggaattcctaaaatgcattcaggataacttttttagccagtatgtagcaagcccaacactggagggggcggttctggatttacttttagggaatgaagttgggcaggtggaaggactattagtgggagagcatttaggtgctagtgaccataattcagttagatttaaggtagttatggaaaagaacaaggatagaccaggaataaaagttctaaatcggAGAaacgccaactttgctaagctgagatgattTAACCAtaatggattggaaacagctacttgaaggtaaatcagtgtcggagcagtgggaggcattcaaggaggagatccagagggttcagattaaatatgtgcccttaaagaagaaaggtgagactaacaaatctagagcaccctggatgtctagggacatacagggtaggataaagaaaaaagggaggcttatgacagataccaagagctaaatactgcagaatctcctggaggagtatagaaagtgcaggggtgaaattaaaaaggatattaggaaagcaaaaagagagcatgaaaaactcttggcaagtaaaatcaaggaaaacccaaagatgttttataaatacattaagagcaagaggataactaaagaaaggataggacctattggagaccatgagggtaatctgtgtgtggaggcgggagatgtgggtatagttcttaatgaatactgcatctgttttcacaaaggagaggggtgatgcagacactgctatcggggaggaggagtgtgaaacattagatgaaataaacatagtgagagaggagttatTAAGGAGGTattaagcagctttgaaagtggataagtcccctggcccggatgaaatgtatcccaggctgttgagcgaaacaaaagaggaaatagcagtggctttgaccatcattttccaatcctctctggcttcaggtgtggtgccagaagactggagggctgctaatgcggtacctttgtttaaaaagggagaacgggatagaccaagtaattacaggccagtcagcctaacatccgtggtgggaaaattattggaaaaaattctgaaggactggataaatcttcatttagaaagacactgattaatcaaggacagtcagcatgaatttgttaagagcaagaggctaactaaagaaagggtaggacctattagtgaccatgagggtaatctgtgtggaggcgggagatgtgggtatggtttgactaacttgatttaattttttgaggtaaCAAAGGAGGGTcattgagggtagtgcatttgatgcagtgtatatggatttcagtaaggcttttgacaaggtcccacatggcagactggtcatgaaattaaaagcccatggaatccagggcaaaatggcaagttggatccaaaattggctcaaaagcaggaagcagagggtgtgaatgtttaaaaatgtatagagacattgaagttgagaacgtgggaattgtatagggacagtataagctaacaaacaattcatggaggaatagccatgacatctcagactcgagactgcgaaatgttacaacactaacacatattgaaacaaaacccacagcttgcagaaaaatctcaaggtcttattaaatcatgttattaacctgaaacattgacagaaggtctttgtttaaaatcggaccatgcttgggtcggcttatgagtggacgaagggaaggagggatcaaaagagatgggctgagctgggatgtcactctagccctatcttgttatcttttgccgaaaatgtataaccatcgtgccttgacaatgtaaggtcacttatccgtagggagtgtgtacactcgatcgagaatgtatatcctctgtctgataagtcttgctggccggtaaaataaagactgctttgttcaaagcacaagaggtattcgactcagtaattttactgaaccagattgagagaaaagaatctacatttacattggtaatggttgatgggtgtttttgtggctggaaggctgtttccagtggggttctgcagggctcagtactaggtctcttgctttttgtggcagacatcgatgatctagacttgaatataggggctatgattaagaagtttgcagctaatactaaaatcggctgtgtggttgatgatgaagaagagagctatagactgcaggaagatatcaatcaattggtcaagtgggcagaacagtggcaaatggaatttaatccggagcagtgtgaggtaatgcatttggggagggttaacaaaaatagggaatatacattaaatggtaggacactgagaagtgtagagggacaaaggtaccttggagtgcatgtccacagatccctgaaggtagcaggccaggtagataaggtggttaagcaggcatacagaatgcttgcctttattaaccgaggcatagaatactagagcggggtgggtggggggggggggggtcatgcttgaactgtataaaacactggttaggccacagctggagtactgtgtgcagttctggtcaccacattacaggaaggatgtgattgcactggagaggagatttacgaggatgttgccaggagtggagaatcttagctatgaggacagattggataggttgggtttgttttccatggaggctgaggggagacctcattgaggtgtataaaattgaggggcctagatatagtggatagaaagggcttatttcccttagcagagaggtcaacaaccagggtgcataaatttaaagtaactggtagaaggtttagaggggatttgagggaaaattcttcaaccagtgggttgtgggagtctggaactcactgcctgaaagggtggtagaggcagaaaccctcaccacattttaaaaagtacttggatgtgcacttaaagggcccaagtttccacacgataaaaaacgggcgcccctccgagctgggcgcctgtttttctcgcctaaaacggcgcaggaaaaaaaacgcgcgattctggagcgctttgcagctccttgtctgtttggcacggcgcccaggggggcggagcctacactcgcgccgattttgtaagtgggagggggcgggtactatttaaattagttttttcctgccggcaacgctgcccgtgcgcgttggagcgttcgcgcacgtgcagtatgaaggaaacattggcactcggccatttttgtagttctttgtagctgtttaatttttgaaaattttttaataaaagcacattgccatcagcactgaggcttcttgcagccttctcgctctccttccaccccacccccccccccccccccccccccgctccgctggaacgaacggctgtctccccccccccccccgggaacgaacggctgtttccttccccaccccccgcgggaacgaacggctgtctcctcctcccccccccccccccccccccccccgggaacgaacggctgtttccttccccaccccccgcgggaacgaacggctgtctccttccccccccccccccccccccgggaacgaacggctgtttccttccccaccctccgcgggaacgaatgcctgcagcattctccgtggctgaagcactttcacacaggtaggaagatggcttatttaatcttttctttgcttataaatgtttattcaggttggatttatttgtagaagtataaataaggatttattgtagaatttaatgacctcccttccccccccccccccccacctcgttctggaagcctaatttgtaacctgcgcttggttttttaatgtgtaggacaggttttttcagttctacaaaaaccttcacttgctccattctaagttagtttggagtacgttttcactgtggaaactttgaaatcaggcgtcagtggccggacacgcccccttttgaagaaa contains these protein-coding regions:
- the plk4 gene encoding serine/threonine-protein kinase PLK4 isoform X2, producing the protein MATVCIGEKIKDFKVLTLLGKGSFACVYRAKSVSTGLEVAIKMIDKKAMHKVGMVQRVRNEVEIHCQLKHPSILELYNYFEDNNYVYLVLEMCHNGEMSRYLKNRKTTFSEDEARHFMHHIVTGMLYLHSHGILHRDLTLSNLLLTSDMNIKIADFGLAAQLKMPNEKHFTMCGTPNYIAPEIATHSAHGLESDVWSLGCMLYTFLVGKPPFDTDTVKNTLNKVMLADYEMPAFISNEARDLIYQLLRKNPADRISLSAVLDHSFMMKCPSSRSKDPGAVEDSMDSGHATISTAFTIGTGSSGANTMGRLHQKTKQVIGQFLPNKMAVTTSQNRLINDTSSMEGSAVFNEGRVQNAKITRGGRGRTVQHAEEERPHSRWLRRAHSTDRSGTFQSQNPEKPNSVMERCHSVDALPKSARPGMCNPANLYVDGYTDIQQFSRDSSGNVGSYEKSTTSPPVKQTANPNFAYQPVSSGPFLEQMSQVDTKQRQFENGQVHNALFKKTVDVSAASSPSGSFHSGRKQQIIKEVVSANTWEKNPSNKMKTDPFYQESYFKKQMGIQKCDGVLLPYSAEGDYRQADTQYDCPPVLKQHSYIQQEIQPPEYQMKTLRELVSPLRAHRLKSIRQKTKNAVVSILDSEEVCMELLKGSGAQERVKEVLRISCDGSMIHIYHPNEGRGFPLDDRPPSPSEEVFVYSFDNLPEKYWKKYQYASKFVHLVRSKTPKVTLYTKYAKCMLMENGPQADVEVCFYDGAKINKTSEFLRIIEKSGKSHTLNGAKINGPREDVKSYVEHAHEAHQTCLDLESIIAVQEERKEKQMSFFPIIIGRRPSNVDPMVSPASSVDPKCAVRDQPLIQGSSSSQAASISPSICSCEDSILTTTTVAKNKSVPSTQTVISPSPGQVLKSVFVPNVGWASQLISGEVWVQFNDGSQLLVQAGVASVVYTAPQGQAVRYGQNEKIPDHVKGKLQCLSSILGLLANQTNQHRIQ
- the plk4 gene encoding serine/threonine-protein kinase PLK4 isoform X3; this translates as MIDKKAMHKVGMVQRVRNEVEIHCQLKHPSILELYNYFEDNNYVYLVLEMCHNGEMSRYLKNRKTTFSEDEARHFMHHIVTGMLYLHSHGILHRDLTLSNLLLTSDMNIKIADFGLAAQLKMPNEKHFTMCGTPNYIAPEIATHSAHGLESDVWSLGCMLYTFLVGKPPFDTDTVKNTLNKVMLADYEMPAFISNEARDLIYQLLRKNPADRISLSAVLDHSFMMKCPSSRSKDPGAVEDSMDSGHATISTAFTIGTGSSGANTMGRLHQKTKQVIGQFLPNKMAVTTSQNRLINDTSSMEGSAVFNEGRVQNAKITRGGRGRTVQHAEEERPHSRWLRRAHSTDRSGTFQSQNPEKPNSVMERCHSVDALPKSARPGMCNPANLYVDGYTDIQQFSRDSSGNVGSYEKSTTSPPVKQTANPNFAYQPVSSGPFLEQMSQVDTKQRQFENGQVHNALFKKTVDVSAASSPSGSFHSGRKQQIIKEVVSANTWEKNPSNKMKTDPFYQESYFKKQMGIQKCDGVLLPYSAEGDYRQADTQYDCPPVLKQHSYIQQEIQPPEYQMKTLRELVSPLRAHRLKSIRQKTKNAVVSILDSEEVCMELLKGSGAQERVKEVLRISCDGSMIHIYHPNEGRGFPLDDRPPSPSEEVFVYSFDNLPEKYWKKYQYASKFVHLVRSKTPKVTLYTKYAKCMLMENGPQADVEVCFYDGAKINKTSEFLRIIEKSGKSHTLNGAKINGPREDVKSYVEHAHEAHQTCLDLESIIAVQEERKEKQMSFFPIIIGRRPSNVDPMVSPASSVDPKCAVRDQPLIQGSSSSQAASISPSICSCEDSILTTTTVAKNKSVPSTQTVISPSPGQVLKSVFVPNVGWASQLISGEVWVQFNDGSQLLVQAGVASVVYTAPQGQAVRYGQNEKIPDHVKGKLQCLSSILGLLANQTNQHRIQ
- the plk4 gene encoding serine/threonine-protein kinase PLK4 isoform X1, with amino-acid sequence MLDRVLNYIFLKCKSGISGDVRMSVTDGENAIEDFKVLTLLGKGSFACVYRAKSVSTGLEVAIKMIDKKAMHKVGMVQRVRNEVEIHCQLKHPSILELYNYFEDNNYVYLVLEMCHNGEMSRYLKNRKTTFSEDEARHFMHHIVTGMLYLHSHGILHRDLTLSNLLLTSDMNIKIADFGLAAQLKMPNEKHFTMCGTPNYIAPEIATHSAHGLESDVWSLGCMLYTFLVGKPPFDTDTVKNTLNKVMLADYEMPAFISNEARDLIYQLLRKNPADRISLSAVLDHSFMMKCPSSRSKDPGAVEDSMDSGHATISTAFTIGTGSSGANTMGRLHQKTKQVIGQFLPNKMAVTTSQNRLINDTSSMEGSAVFNEGRVQNAKITRGGRGRTVQHAEEERPHSRWLRRAHSTDRSGTFQSQNPEKPNSVMERCHSVDALPKSARPGMCNPANLYVDGYTDIQQFSRDSSGNVGSYEKSTTSPPVKQTANPNFAYQPVSSGPFLEQMSQVDTKQRQFENGQVHNALFKKTVDVSAASSPSGSFHSGRKQQIIKEVVSANTWEKNPSNKMKTDPFYQESYFKKQMGIQKCDGVLLPYSAEGDYRQADTQYDCPPVLKQHSYIQQEIQPPEYQMKTLRELVSPLRAHRLKSIRQKTKNAVVSILDSEEVCMELLKGSGAQERVKEVLRISCDGSMIHIYHPNEGRGFPLDDRPPSPSEEVFVYSFDNLPEKYWKKYQYASKFVHLVRSKTPKVTLYTKYAKCMLMENGPQADVEVCFYDGAKINKTSEFLRIIEKSGKSHTLNGAKINGPREDVKSYVEHAHEAHQTCLDLESIIAVQEERKEKQMSFFPIIIGRRPSNVDPMVSPASSVDPKCAVRDQPLIQGSSSSQAASISPSICSCEDSILTTTTVAKNKSVPSTQTVISPSPGQVLKSVFVPNVGWASQLISGEVWVQFNDGSQLLVQAGVASVVYTAPQGQAVRYGQNEKIPDHVKGKLQCLSSILGLLANQTNQHRIQ